Proteins found in one Echinimonas agarilytica genomic segment:
- the rfbD gene encoding dTDP-4-dehydrorhamnose reductase, which produces MKVLITGKGGQLAWELEQTKPKGVELLSLGIETLDITNQTAVVSAVNEFKPDVVINAAAYTAVDKAEADTNTAYAVNEAGARYLAEACKQASAFLLHVSTDFVFDGSSCVPYQTDAAPNPINVYGASKLAGDIAVQQILPETSVIVRTAWVYSANGNNFVKTMLRLMAEKPELGVIYDQLGSPTWARGLAQWLWNIARKTATSSEFSDLESHIFHWTDAGVASWYDFAIAIQELGIEKGMLKQSIPVRPIPTSAYPTPAKRPAFSVIDKSSAEKAADLHTVHWRKQLSAMMDELKDNLA; this is translated from the coding sequence ATGAAGGTTTTAATTACAGGTAAAGGCGGACAATTGGCTTGGGAGCTAGAACAGACAAAGCCGAAAGGCGTTGAATTGCTTTCATTGGGTATTGAAACCTTAGACATTACCAATCAAACGGCCGTAGTTTCCGCTGTTAACGAGTTTAAGCCCGATGTGGTGATTAATGCCGCTGCCTATACTGCTGTCGACAAGGCAGAAGCTGATACAAATACGGCTTATGCGGTGAATGAAGCTGGAGCTCGCTACCTGGCAGAGGCTTGTAAACAAGCTTCAGCTTTTTTGCTTCATGTTTCAACCGATTTTGTGTTTGATGGCTCATCTTGTGTGCCTTATCAGACCGATGCAGCCCCAAACCCGATTAATGTTTATGGCGCCTCTAAGTTAGCCGGTGATATTGCTGTTCAACAGATCCTCCCTGAAACAAGTGTCATTGTTCGTACCGCTTGGGTTTACTCTGCCAATGGCAATAATTTCGTAAAGACTATGCTCCGGTTAATGGCTGAAAAGCCAGAGTTAGGCGTTATTTATGATCAACTAGGCTCTCCCACATGGGCTAGAGGTTTAGCGCAGTGGCTATGGAATATCGCTCGCAAAACCGCTACCTCTTCGGAGTTTTCGGATTTGGAATCTCATATATTTCATTGGACTGATGCAGGCGTTGCCTCTTGGTACGACTTTGCGATTGCGATTCAAGAGTTAGGTATTGAAAAAGGGATGCTAAAACAATCGATTCCAGTTCGTCCTATTCCCACTTCCGCTTATCCTACTCCTGCAAAGCGCCCTGCGTTTTCGGTGATCGATAAATCATCGGCAGAAAAAGCTGCTGATTTGCATACTGTGCATTGGCGTAAGCAGTTATCGGCGATGATGGATGAACTTAAAGACAACTTGGCCTGA
- the tadA gene encoding tRNA adenosine(34) deaminase TadA yields MKSDVEWMQYARALAEKAEALGEVPVGAVLVSAEGDLIAEGFNQSICNHDPTAHAEIMAIRNAGQALENYRLVDTTMYVTLEPCPMCAGAMVHARVGRLVFGAPDPRTGAAGTVFQLVQAEQLNHQMEVLSGVSEQECAEQLRLFFRKKRQASKALKLAAKSEGSVSES; encoded by the coding sequence ATGAAGTCTGATGTAGAGTGGATGCAATATGCGCGAGCGTTGGCTGAAAAAGCCGAGGCGCTTGGAGAAGTGCCTGTGGGGGCTGTTCTGGTCAGTGCTGAAGGCGATCTCATTGCTGAAGGTTTCAATCAAAGTATTTGTAACCACGACCCAACGGCGCATGCCGAGATCATGGCGATTCGTAATGCCGGGCAGGCCCTCGAAAATTATCGGTTAGTGGATACCACCATGTACGTTACCCTTGAGCCCTGCCCAATGTGTGCGGGGGCGATGGTGCATGCAAGAGTAGGGCGGTTGGTGTTTGGTGCACCCGATCCAAGAACCGGGGCTGCGGGCACAGTTTTTCAGCTGGTCCAAGCGGAACAGCTGAATCATCAAATGGAAGTGCTAAGTGGGGTCTCCGAGCAAGAATGCGCGGAGCAACTTAGACTGTTTTTTAGAAAGAAAAGGCAGGCAAGTAAGGCTTTGAAACTTGCTGCTAAAAGCGAAGGTTCAGTGAGCGAGTCTTAA
- the mltF gene encoding membrane-bound lytic murein transglycosylase MltF: MQFKQFLFGLLALSFTALISCNPVPQDSQSQLEKVQQRGTLRVGTLFGATTYSENENGQFGIEYDLSKRFADYLGVDLVMVPVHHIRQLRRKLELDEVDVAAAALTITAERKKSLRFAPIYYKVSQKLVFKKGTAWPRSFNQLNGDLVVVADSSHADRLREVQHEYPDIVWHESDTDNSESLLLKVLSGDIDYTVVDSTLLDSMRRFYPELSIAFSLTKEDDIAWAFSHSDDDSLYAMAIEYFSVLRNGNAMANIEHKYFSHIDNFDYVDTRAFIRSTKRTLPKYRKYFEKYGDVIDWHLLAAISYQESHWKPTAKSYTGVRGMMMLTKATASAMNVDDRINPEQSISGGARYLEKMLSRIPDKVPQNERIWFALAAYNVGYGHLADAMDITEIRGGNRYSWLDVQESLPLLRKRQWYKQTKFGYARGEEPVRYVSNIRRYYETLLWLEREAKRQQQLSEQNARFSNISELMQNNVEPEEKTEVNISEAPQNDSALETAPEQNGVLKPNEG; this comes from the coding sequence ATGCAGTTTAAACAGTTTTTATTTGGGTTGTTGGCACTGAGCTTCACTGCTCTTATCAGCTGTAATCCTGTTCCGCAGGATAGCCAAAGCCAACTTGAAAAGGTCCAACAGCGCGGTACCTTGCGGGTTGGAACACTTTTTGGTGCCACCACATACAGCGAAAATGAAAACGGTCAATTTGGCATCGAATACGATCTATCCAAACGATTTGCTGATTACCTAGGGGTGGATTTAGTGATGGTGCCCGTCCATCACATTCGCCAACTGCGGCGCAAACTGGAACTCGACGAAGTCGATGTTGCCGCTGCCGCCCTGACGATTACAGCCGAACGCAAAAAGTCACTGCGCTTTGCGCCTATTTATTACAAAGTGTCGCAGAAGTTAGTGTTTAAAAAAGGCACGGCATGGCCACGTAGTTTTAACCAGTTAAATGGTGATTTAGTGGTAGTGGCCGACAGCTCTCACGCCGATCGGTTGCGAGAAGTACAACATGAATATCCAGATATTGTCTGGCACGAAAGCGACACTGACAATAGTGAATCCTTACTTCTTAAGGTTTTGTCGGGCGACATTGATTACACCGTAGTTGATTCAACCCTGCTCGACTCCATGCGCCGTTTTTATCCCGAGCTTTCAATCGCATTTTCTTTAACCAAAGAAGATGACATTGCCTGGGCGTTTTCTCATTCTGACGACGACAGCCTTTACGCCATGGCGATCGAATATTTCAGTGTGTTGCGCAATGGCAATGCCATGGCCAATATCGAACACAAGTATTTTAGCCACATCGACAACTTTGACTATGTGGATACCCGTGCTTTTATTCGCTCCACCAAACGCACGTTGCCAAAGTACCGAAAATACTTTGAAAAATACGGCGATGTGATCGACTGGCATTTATTAGCCGCCATTAGCTACCAAGAATCGCATTGGAAACCCACGGCCAAGTCTTACACGGGTGTGCGCGGCATGATGATGCTCACCAAAGCCACCGCTTCTGCAATGAATGTGGATGATCGGATTAACCCCGAACAAAGCATTTCGGGTGGCGCACGTTATCTTGAAAAAATGCTGTCGCGCATTCCAGATAAAGTGCCACAAAACGAGCGAATATGGTTTGCGCTGGCCGCTTACAATGTGGGCTATGGCCACTTGGCCGATGCCATGGACATTACAGAAATACGCGGCGGTAACCGTTATTCATGGCTTGATGTTCAAGAGAGCTTGCCGCTACTGCGCAAACGGCAATGGTATAAACAAACCAAATTCGGATACGCTAGAGGCGAAGAGCCGGTGCGCTATGTGAGTAACATTCGCAGGTATTACGAAACACTGTTATGGTTAGAGCGTGAAGCAAAGCGTCAGCAGCAGCTTTCAGAGCAAAATGCACGTTTTTCGAATATCTCTGAATTAATGCAAAACAATGTTGAACCGGAAGAAAAAACTGAGGTCAACATAAGTGAAGCGCCACAGAATGATAGCGCTTTAGAAACCGCTCCAGAACAAAATGGAGTATTAAAGCCCAATGAAGGGTGA
- a CDS encoding putative hemolysin, with product MNKKLMLSVAIAVVAIVGCGQSTSESNASKTAVGMANPASEYCASLGGENVTEKSEDGDVAMCKLADGKPVDAWDLFRAHHPET from the coding sequence ATGAATAAAAAACTCATGTTATCAGTGGCTATTGCGGTGGTCGCAATAGTTGGCTGTGGTCAATCAACGTCTGAATCAAATGCGTCTAAAACCGCAGTAGGAATGGCTAATCCAGCATCAGAGTATTGCGCCAGCTTAGGGGGCGAAAATGTCACCGAGAAAAGTGAAGATGGCGACGTCGCAATGTGTAAACTTGCCGACGGAAAACCGGTGGACGCATGGGACTTATTTCGGGCGCATCACCCAGAAACTTAA
- the purL gene encoding phosphoribosylformylglycinamidine synthase — protein MEILRGAPALSDFRVQKLLAACAKNNLPVTDIYAEYTHFVELNGQLSEEQQANLASILTYGPTISEHEPEGQLLLVTPRPGTISPWSTKATDIAHNCGLSAIVRIERGTAYYVSNASELTADQLTVLKSLLHDRMMESVFGDMEQANELFQHHTPKPHSSVDVLSGGRDALDKANVDLGLALADDEIDYLVENFTRLNRNPNDIELYMFAQANSEHCRHKIFNADWTIDGIEQPKSLFKMIKNTYEQTPDYVLSAYSDNAAVMTGTPAGRFFADPETREYTYHQEDIQILMKVETHNHPTAISPWPGAATGSGGEIRDEGATGKGAKPKAGLVGFSVSNLRIPGFEQPWETDFGKPSRIVNAFDIMMDGPLGGAAFNNEFGRPALLGYFRTYEEEVKSHNGVEVRGYHKPIMLAGGLGNIRDEHVIKTPFEAGSKLVVLGGPAMNIGLGGGAASSMASGQSSENLDFASVQRDNPEMERRCQEAIDRCWQLGDKNPIAFIHDVGAGGLSNAFPELVHDGGCGGSFHLRNVPNDEPGMTPLEIWCNESQERYVLAINPDQIDVFEAICKRERAPFAVIGDATAEQSLKLHDSHFDNDPIDLPLDVLLGKTPKMHRDVSTQKVTGDALQLEGVTPADAAERLLRLPTIAEKTFLVTIGDRSVTGMVAQDQMVGPWQVPVANCSVTTASFDTYAGEAMSLGERTPVALLDFAASSRLAVAEAITNIAANEIGDIKRIKLSANWMSAAGHPGEDAGLYEAVKAVGEELCAEIGLTIPVGKDSMSMKTQWEDNGETKAVTSPLSLVITAFGRVSDVRKSLTPQLRTDKGDTDLILIDLGRGKQRMGASCLAQVYKQLGDVAPDLDDNQSLLQFFNAIQALVSEQKLLAYHDRSDGGLFTTVAEMAFAGHTGVDIDLSAFEGDDLSLLFNEELGAVVQVQRSERQAVLDILAANGFADDAYVIGTLNKTDTLEFSRNGESILSNTRTHFRLAWAETTQAMQALRDNPECAKQEFEAKGNAADPGIQVDLTYDLNEDVAAPYIAKGNAPKVAILREQGVNSHVEMAAAFNRAGFMAIDVHMSDVLAGEVDFAEFKGLVACGGFSYGDVLGAGEGWAKSILFNAQAREAFTAFFHRNDTFTLGVCNGCQMISNLKELIPGADHWPRFVTNYSERFEARFSTVKIAQSPSILLAGMEGSRMPIAVSHGEGRTEFSSDDALNALRASGTVAMQYVDHSGDATEQYPLNPNGSPDGMTGLTTLDGRVTIMMPHPERVFRAVSHSWAPDDWSEDSPWMRMFRNARVFVG, from the coding sequence ATGGAAATTCTACGCGGCGCACCAGCCTTATCTGACTTTCGTGTTCAGAAACTACTTGCAGCTTGTGCTAAAAACAATCTGCCTGTCACTGACATCTACGCAGAATATACGCATTTTGTTGAGCTTAATGGCCAATTAAGCGAAGAGCAACAAGCAAATTTAGCAAGCATTCTGACCTATGGTCCAACAATTTCAGAGCATGAACCAGAGGGCCAGCTTCTGTTAGTCACGCCACGTCCTGGTACCATCTCTCCGTGGTCGACGAAAGCAACCGATATTGCTCATAATTGTGGCCTTTCAGCCATTGTGCGTATCGAACGTGGTACGGCTTATTATGTCAGTAATGCAAGCGAGTTAACTGCCGACCAGCTCACTGTCCTCAAATCATTATTGCATGACCGTATGATGGAATCTGTGTTTGGTGACATGGAGCAAGCCAATGAATTGTTCCAACACCACACACCAAAGCCTCACTCATCGGTCGATGTGTTAAGCGGCGGGCGTGATGCGTTGGATAAAGCCAACGTCGATTTAGGTCTGGCACTTGCTGATGATGAAATCGATTATTTGGTTGAGAACTTCACTCGTTTGAATCGTAACCCTAACGACATCGAGCTCTACATGTTTGCACAAGCGAACTCAGAGCACTGTCGTCATAAAATCTTTAATGCAGATTGGACAATTGATGGCATCGAGCAGCCCAAGTCATTGTTCAAAATGATTAAGAATACATACGAACAAACTCCGGATTACGTGTTGTCAGCGTATTCAGACAACGCCGCTGTTATGACCGGCACGCCAGCAGGGCGATTTTTTGCTGACCCTGAAACGCGTGAATACACATACCATCAAGAAGATATTCAAATCTTGATGAAGGTTGAAACGCATAACCATCCCACTGCCATTTCTCCTTGGCCCGGCGCGGCAACAGGCTCTGGTGGTGAGATTCGTGATGAAGGCGCAACAGGTAAAGGTGCAAAACCTAAAGCCGGTTTGGTGGGCTTTTCCGTTTCTAACTTGCGTATTCCTGGGTTCGAGCAACCTTGGGAAACTGACTTTGGTAAGCCAAGTCGTATTGTGAATGCCTTCGATATCATGATGGATGGCCCGCTCGGTGGGGCAGCATTTAACAACGAATTTGGTCGCCCGGCATTATTGGGTTACTTCCGAACTTATGAAGAAGAAGTAAAAAGCCACAACGGCGTAGAAGTACGTGGATACCACAAGCCAATTATGTTGGCCGGTGGCCTTGGCAATATCCGTGATGAGCACGTGATTAAAACGCCATTTGAAGCGGGTTCTAAACTGGTTGTATTAGGCGGCCCAGCCATGAATATTGGTTTGGGTGGTGGCGCAGCATCGTCAATGGCGTCTGGCCAATCAAGCGAAAATTTAGATTTTGCGTCGGTTCAGCGTGACAACCCAGAAATGGAGCGCCGTTGCCAAGAAGCCATCGACCGCTGCTGGCAGCTCGGCGATAAAAACCCGATTGCGTTCATTCATGATGTGGGCGCGGGTGGATTATCGAACGCATTCCCAGAGCTGGTTCATGACGGTGGTTGCGGTGGTTCATTCCATTTGCGTAACGTACCGAATGACGAGCCGGGTATGACACCGCTTGAGATTTGGTGCAACGAGTCTCAAGAGCGCTATGTATTAGCCATTAACCCTGATCAAATTGATGTGTTTGAAGCCATTTGTAAACGCGAGCGCGCTCCGTTTGCAGTGATTGGTGATGCCACCGCAGAACAGTCTCTTAAGTTGCACGACAGTCACTTTGACAACGATCCAATTGACCTGCCATTGGATGTGTTGCTGGGTAAAACGCCTAAAATGCACCGCGATGTGAGCACTCAAAAAGTCACAGGTGATGCGTTGCAACTTGAAGGTGTGACGCCTGCCGATGCGGCGGAACGCTTATTGCGCTTACCGACGATTGCAGAAAAAACATTCCTAGTGACCATTGGTGACCGCTCAGTCACCGGTATGGTTGCTCAAGACCAAATGGTGGGTCCTTGGCAGGTGCCTGTGGCCAACTGTTCAGTGACCACGGCAAGCTTTGATACCTACGCAGGTGAAGCAATGTCGTTGGGTGAGCGCACTCCCGTGGCTTTGTTAGATTTTGCAGCGTCTTCTCGTTTGGCCGTCGCTGAAGCCATTACCAATATTGCTGCGAACGAAATTGGCGATATTAAGCGCATTAAACTGTCTGCAAACTGGATGTCTGCAGCGGGCCACCCAGGCGAAGACGCCGGTTTGTACGAAGCTGTGAAAGCGGTGGGCGAAGAGCTTTGTGCTGAAATCGGCTTGACCATTCCTGTGGGTAAAGACTCTATGTCGATGAAAACCCAATGGGAAGACAATGGTGAAACCAAGGCCGTGACGTCTCCTTTGTCTTTGGTGATCACTGCATTTGGCCGTGTGAGCGATGTGCGTAAATCTCTCACGCCACAGCTTCGCACTGACAAGGGCGACACCGACCTTATTTTAATTGACTTGGGCCGTGGCAAGCAGCGCATGGGCGCGTCTTGTTTAGCGCAAGTTTACAAGCAGCTGGGCGACGTGGCTCCTGACTTAGATGACAACCAATCGTTGTTGCAGTTCTTCAATGCCATTCAAGCATTAGTGAGCGAGCAGAAGCTACTGGCTTACCATGACCGTTCTGACGGTGGTTTATTTACCACCGTTGCTGAAATGGCATTTGCGGGCCATACCGGTGTCGATATTGATCTTTCTGCGTTCGAAGGCGATGACCTTTCGCTACTGTTCAATGAAGAACTTGGCGCCGTGGTTCAGGTGCAGCGCTCAGAACGTCAAGCGGTGCTCGATATTTTAGCGGCCAATGGCTTTGCTGATGATGCATACGTGATTGGTACCTTGAATAAGACCGATACCCTTGAGTTTTCTCGCAATGGCGAGTCTATACTCAGCAATACTCGCACGCACTTCCGTTTAGCGTGGGCTGAAACAACGCAAGCTATGCAGGCGTTGCGCGACAATCCTGAGTGCGCAAAACAAGAATTTGAAGCCAAAGGCAACGCCGCTGATCCGGGCATTCAAGTTGATTTAACCTACGACTTAAATGAAGACGTTGCGGCCCCTTATATTGCCAAAGGTAATGCGCCTAAAGTGGCTATCTTGCGTGAGCAAGGTGTTAACTCTCATGTGGAAATGGCGGCTGCATTTAACCGTGCAGGTTTCATGGCAATTGACGTGCATATGAGCGATGTATTGGCTGGCGAAGTTGATTTTGCTGAATTTAAAGGCCTCGTTGCTTGTGGCGGGTTCTCGTATGGTGATGTGTTAGGTGCGGGTGAAGGTTGGGCAAAATCTATTTTGTTCAATGCTCAAGCGCGTGAAGCTTTTACCGCATTCTTCCATCGCAATGACACGTTCACGTTGGGTGTGTGTAATGGTTGCCAGATGATTTCAAACTTGAAAGAGTTGATTCCTGGTGCCGACCACTGGCCCCGCTTTGTGACTAACTATTCTGAGCGTTTTGAAGCGCGTTTCAGTACCGTGAAAATTGCTCAGAGCCCATCGATTTTATTGGCGGGCATGGAAGGTTCGCGTATGCCAATTGCGGTGTCTCATGGCGAAGGTCGCACTGAGTTTAGCAGTGATGATGCGCTAAATGCGCTTCGTGCTTCCGGTACTGTAGCAATGCAATATGTAGATCACTCAGGTGACGCTACTGAGCAATATCCGCTGAACCCGAACGGTTCGCCAGACGGCATGACTGGGCTGACGACACTCGATGGACGCGTGACGATCATGATGCCGCACCCAGAGCGTGTATTCCGTGCTGTGAGCCACTCATGGGCACCGGATGATTGGTCTGAAGACAGCCCTTGGATGCGCATGTTTAGAAACGCTCGCGTTTTTGTGGGCTAA
- the rfbC gene encoding dTDP-4-dehydrorhamnose 3,5-epimerase, which produces MKFIETNIPDVLILEPAVFGDERGFFMETFRADDFAQRTGAKPFVQDNHSKSAQGILRGLHYQLEQPQGKLVRVVFGAVFDVAVDMRKDSPTFGQWVGVELSAHNKRQLWVPEGFAHGFYVMSESAEFVYKCTDYYAPSSEVSVKWDDPELGVEWPLVDGKTPLLSGKDENGVSFSEAPGF; this is translated from the coding sequence ATGAAATTTATTGAAACTAATATTCCAGATGTGTTGATTCTGGAGCCTGCCGTGTTCGGTGATGAACGCGGCTTTTTTATGGAAACCTTTCGTGCCGATGATTTTGCTCAGCGCACCGGTGCCAAGCCTTTTGTACAAGACAACCATTCCAAATCAGCTCAGGGTATTTTGCGTGGCCTTCACTACCAACTAGAACAACCCCAAGGGAAGTTAGTGCGCGTGGTTTTTGGAGCAGTGTTCGATGTTGCTGTGGATATGCGTAAAGATTCTCCAACCTTCGGTCAATGGGTGGGAGTAGAACTTTCGGCTCATAATAAACGCCAATTGTGGGTGCCAGAGGGGTTTGCTCATGGTTTTTACGTGATGTCGGAATCAGCTGAATTCGTATATAAATGTACCGATTACTATGCTCCAAGCTCTGAAGTCTCAGTTAAATGGGATGATCCGGAGTTAGGTGTTGAGTGGCCATTAGTTGATGGTAAAACGCCACTTTTGTCGGGTAAGGATGAGAATGGGGTTAGCTTCTCCGAGGCTCCTGGGTTTTAG
- a CDS encoding M23 family metallopeptidase, with translation MKNRLSLTVSSYKSSRHYSFHRSIVWLGLLAIAAVFASLAWARFMLVETQQKLSVAEDSQNASQISVSQLQHAQQNLFSTLDVREQQLRALDNRLDQLEVLAGTEQGEYPAGYDERLLNLTSTLSEKQMLLSKIPNGEPMQYRRMSSKYGYRTHPISKRRHHHKGVDLRADKGTPIYATADGYIEQARSNYDRGYGNMVSIRHQMGFNTRYAHLDEVLVKFGQYVRKGELIGYCGNSGDSTASHLHYEVAFLDQVLDPKPFMKLNLTNFDQITATVRTIPWESFQQEIRLLSQQPAPQLSQQGLVSMAPLNSAVTFMSKAK, from the coding sequence GTGAAAAATAGACTCTCATTAACCGTTTCAAGCTACAAATCTAGCCGACACTACAGCTTCCATCGCAGTATTGTGTGGTTGGGGCTATTGGCAATTGCAGCTGTATTTGCCAGCCTAGCATGGGCGAGATTCATGCTGGTTGAAACGCAGCAAAAATTATCGGTTGCCGAAGATTCTCAAAACGCATCTCAGATTTCGGTGTCTCAACTGCAACACGCCCAACAAAACTTATTCTCAACATTAGATGTGCGTGAGCAACAATTGCGCGCGCTAGACAACCGCCTCGATCAGCTCGAAGTGCTCGCTGGCACTGAGCAAGGTGAGTATCCAGCCGGTTACGATGAGCGACTGCTTAACCTCACATCGACTTTGTCTGAAAAACAAATGCTTTTGAGCAAAATACCCAACGGCGAACCAATGCAGTATCGCCGTATGAGCTCCAAGTACGGGTACCGCACTCATCCTATATCCAAGCGTCGTCACCACCACAAAGGGGTCGACCTGCGTGCCGACAAAGGCACACCTATTTATGCAACTGCCGATGGCTATATTGAGCAGGCGCGTTCAAACTACGACCGTGGCTATGGCAACATGGTGTCTATTCGGCACCAAATGGGCTTCAACACGCGGTATGCGCATTTAGACGAGGTATTGGTGAAGTTTGGCCAGTATGTTCGCAAAGGCGAGTTGATTGGCTATTGTGGGAACAGTGGTGACAGTACCGCGTCGCACTTGCACTACGAGGTTGCTTTTTTAGATCAGGTGCTCGACCCAAAGCCCTTCATGAAACTCAATTTAACTAATTTTGATCAAATTACAGCAACAGTAAGGACCATCCCATGGGAGTCTTTTCAGCAGGAAATTCGTCTGCTAAGCCAACAGCCGGCGCCACAATTATCGCAGCAGGGACTTGTGTCGATGGCACCCTTGAACTCAGCTGTAACCTTCATGTCGAAGGCGAAGTAA
- the rfbB gene encoding dTDP-glucose 4,6-dehydratase — protein sequence MSKSLLVTGGAGFIGANFVHYWLEQYPNDKVVVLDALTYAGNKANLEPVLNNANLVFVQGDICNTKAVEQLLVEHDIDTLVHFAAESHVDRSITGPDAFIETNILGTYALLKAAKTVWLDGETVKEGHKFHHVSTDEVYGTLTADEPAFTEETAYAPNSPYSASKAASDHLVRAYHHTYGLNVTTSNCSNNYGPYHFPEKLIPLVITNILHDKQLPIYGDGQQIRDWLYVEDHARGIELVLNAGKVGENYNIGGHNEWANIDIVKLICELLEQEFTVDSALAAKYPEAKKAIAGQTEKLITYVKDRPGHDRRYAIDAAKTTAELGYSPVESFETGIRKTVRWYLDNEAWWQAVMDGSYRDWVEKQYN from the coding sequence ATGAGTAAGAGTTTGTTGGTAACAGGTGGTGCCGGGTTCATTGGCGCTAATTTTGTGCATTATTGGTTAGAGCAATACCCTAACGATAAAGTGGTGGTATTAGATGCGCTAACCTATGCAGGGAATAAAGCGAACCTTGAACCTGTTTTGAACAATGCAAACCTTGTATTTGTGCAAGGTGATATTTGTAATACAAAGGCTGTGGAGCAGCTGCTGGTTGAACACGATATTGATACTTTGGTGCACTTTGCTGCGGAATCTCATGTTGATCGTTCTATTACCGGGCCTGATGCTTTTATTGAAACCAATATACTTGGCACTTATGCATTATTAAAAGCAGCTAAAACGGTCTGGTTAGATGGTGAAACGGTGAAAGAAGGGCACAAGTTCCATCATGTTTCAACTGATGAAGTGTATGGCACTCTAACAGCCGATGAGCCCGCTTTTACTGAAGAGACCGCTTATGCGCCTAACTCTCCTTACTCGGCTTCTAAAGCGGCTTCAGATCATTTAGTACGTGCCTATCATCATACCTATGGTTTGAATGTCACTACTTCTAACTGCTCTAATAATTACGGTCCATACCATTTCCCTGAAAAGTTGATCCCACTCGTTATTACAAACATCCTGCATGATAAGCAGTTACCTATTTATGGAGACGGCCAGCAAATTCGCGACTGGCTCTATGTGGAAGATCATGCTCGTGGTATTGAGTTGGTGTTGAATGCAGGGAAGGTGGGTGAAAATTATAACATTGGTGGCCATAACGAATGGGCCAACATCGATATTGTGAAGCTGATTTGCGAACTTTTGGAGCAGGAGTTTACCGTTGATTCAGCGTTGGCAGCTAAGTACCCAGAAGCGAAAAAGGCAATAGCAGGGCAAACTGAAAAGTTAATTACCTATGTAAAAGACAGACCCGGTCACGACAGGCGCTATGCAATTGATGCAGCAAAAACCACTGCCGAGCTTGGTTATTCTCCTGTTGAATCTTTTGAAACCGGTATTCGTAAAACAGTGCGCTGGTATCTGGATAATGAAGCTTGGTGGCAGGCCGTTATGGATGGTTCTTACCGAGACTGGGTTGAGAAACAGTATAATTAA
- a CDS encoding bactofilin family protein: MIAAGTCVDGTLELSCNLHVEGEVKGQVSCLGTITIGKKGKASGEVKAGRMIVSGEFDGDCHSGSFEITKSGTAAGNVYAREMIIAKGGHFNGNCSDLGAESPFDVTELHPAPEEVAS, translated from the coding sequence ATTATCGCAGCAGGGACTTGTGTCGATGGCACCCTTGAACTCAGCTGTAACCTTCATGTCGAAGGCGAAGTAAAAGGCCAAGTGAGTTGCCTTGGTACGATTACCATAGGTAAAAAGGGCAAAGCCAGCGGTGAAGTGAAAGCTGGCCGAATGATTGTGAGCGGTGAATTTGATGGTGACTGCCATAGCGGTAGTTTTGAAATTACTAAAAGTGGCACGGCGGCAGGCAATGTTTATGCTCGAGAAATGATCATCGCCAAGGGCGGCCATTTTAACGGGAATTGCTCAGATTTAGGCGCAGAAAGCCCATTTGATGTCACCGAATTACATCCAGCACCAGAAGAAGTGGCCAGTTAA